The Marinomonas sp. CT5 genome contains the following window.
TAGTGGCATTAGTGCCATTGCACATTATTCACCTAATGGCATTCCTCAAGTACTAGAAATGGAAACCTGGGTTTTCGAACAGCCTTTTCCTACTCTGTACTGGCTATCTAGCAAAGCCATCGACAAGGCCTTGGCAAAAATCGAAAGTCAGGGTGTTGTCAAAGAGCTTGAACAACGTATCAAAGAAGACGAAGCTCTACGCGAAGCCCACCATGCTTCACATCGTGATTATATTGCTAGGCGCTGGGAAGTCATGAGCGACGAACACAAAGCCATTATAGAAGAGAAAGGCTTTAAGCCTTTATTTGATAAACTAGGCATTGGCGGTATTGCGAA
Protein-coding sequences here:
- a CDS encoding DUF501 domain-containing protein; the encoded protein is MTTTLSQRDIDIITSQLGRTPSGISAIAHYSPNGIPQVLEMETWVFEQPFPTLYWLSSKAIDKALAKIESQGVVKELEQRIKEDEALREAHHASHRDYIARRWEVMSDEHKAIIEEKGFKPLFDKLGIGGIANWDQVRCLHMQYAHHLAGNNVIGQILDEEYGIKAIADAE